The DNA window CATTTATTTTGAAGATCGGGGATAAAAAATTTGCCCTTGCTTTTGAATAACTATAGTATCTATTTTCACATAAttaatcatcattttttttcaatgacAAACACTGAacaccaaaacaaaataaaaaggaaaaatttgtTCTTCCACATATTAAATGCAGGAAATTTTAACCGCAACCGTCCTGTCTTTCCTCAAGTAAGGAAATGGAGGGGAGATAGGGTGTGTAGCACCCCATTCAAACTCTACAGAATGTGACCCTAATCTCTAGTGGTTGGTGTTTGTATGCCAATAATCCGcagaaattaggaaaaatagGTGGATTGTGTAAAGATTATGAGATGAGATTTTTGctggaaatttgaatttttttgttatatttatatattaaaagtAAAACGTTTTGAAAATTGGAAACCCACTCATTTAGAAACTGAAAAGTTGCAAACCCACCTCAAAACCTCAAATTTGTTCTTTGGATGGAGCCCCGGGGTATCAACCTCCCAAAACTTCTGGAGTTCAACTCTAGGAGTATGTTTCCCAAATCCAAGGATGGGCAGAACTTTTAAGTACATGAAATCATTTACTTATGAGCAGAACTTCTCAAAAGCTTATCAAAGTGGCCCAaatatctgccatgtggcagattgGATGGGGCAAAAATTTTGTAGTCAAGTAGACTCCAAAGTCTCCTACTCATGTAAGTTTATCCCAACAAAAGTtctccaagtggcaaaatagagCTTTGAAAAGTCAGAACTATGAGAGAGTGAACAATAGTGGTCGGAGTACAAGGGATGCATTAGGCCCTGAAATTTGACACGTAACAAACCTAGACCACATCGCACAATGAAAGTGGGCCAATTTGATATGCTTATCAAAGCACACCTTGAGAATAAGTTTTCCCTATCATAATTTTCAGGTGAacaagatcttttttttttttttttaattaattaatgtttTTGGGTTAAGGTTTTGTTCAGAGCTGAATTTATGGTACATATTATTCAATTTTGGGAATAATTCACCTTCCCCTTGAGAATTATTCATAGAATTTGGTTCGGTTGAATTACTTGCAAACTTTCATTGAGAATGAGGAATTACCAGTATCAGGGACTCCACACGACGTCTCATCCGGGTGTGCATGAAACATTCTGAGCACTGCAAGGAAATGAGAACTTACAAACCAGTCCAGTAAATGCACAACTGCAGGTATTGTCAGAATATGTATGTATAATCCAACTCATTTATTAGCTCGGATATTTGAACAATTCATATGTACAGGAAATAATTCTCAGGTCAATATAACTGCTAGCATAAAGAGCAAATCATGCTAGTTTAAATCTCCCTACCCCACAATTTGAAAGTCAtgtcattttattttaacaAAAGGTGGTGGACAACTCATGTCGTTTTAAATGCATTCAGAAAAAGGTTTTCTGGACTGCTCATTTAGCCACCAAATTTGATGGGTGATGATGTACAGAGATTTAATAACCTTAAAATCCTACAGGTCACAGACACAGGGATACAATCCTGGAAGAGGATTGCTGCGGAGACTTAAGAGAGAGACCCAAAAGCAACATGAGATAATAAGGGTGAGAGAAATCACATGACCAGATCAATTGATATCCAAAACATATGAAATCTGAAATGCAAGAACAAGCAGAACAATAAACCATGGTATCTTTTGAGTAGATTTACAACGGAACATGTATATTGTTGTGTCTTGGGGCATCCCCCTCTCCCTTCTGCAGGCCTCATCCTCCTCTCCTTGAGAGTGCTGTACTTTGTTTAGCTCtgtattgttttttcttctttccccatTGGGGACCCTGTTTCTCCCTTCCGTTTTggtaataaattaattattcacCAAAAGAAAAGGGCAAAGGGGACAAGTATACCCCTGCCCTACACATAcgtaaaaaacagaaaatagaattcctaaactaCCCTATCGGTAGTACGCAAAACATGACATTCTTAACACAAGAAACTGAAATCTAACTAAAAGCCATAATAAATACTGAAATTTTAATAGAGAAAATTACTGTGAACTGAACTTTTTTAATCAGCAACAGAAAAATTTCATCGTTAGTTTATAATTGTGAAAATGTACCAAGTATACCAGATtctttacaaaagaaaaaaaaaggattcccAAATATCAACAAAACTCACCACAGACAAGTATATCCCCTAAAAATAATCTGTGACCAAACAAAACCAGTTCAAAGCAAAGGCTCCCTTGAACTCTAGTGTTCAACCCTATCCCAAATGTATGTCACATAATATTAGCTTTGAGCCATGATAAGTCTTAAGCTAAGAAGACAAAGATGCCATTTGTTATGCTGTTTAGGTGGTGAAAAGGAAAACTCACTTTCACATGGTAACTAACATATGCATGAAATGTCGACAAACTCCAAACAGTTCTGTCCAGCTTTTTGCCTTCCACATGGCGTGGGAATATAACTGAAGAATAGGAAAACAGATTAGAGTCcaataaggaaaaaaagagaaggagaatagAGTCTGATTCTGTTCCAAACATTACCAAAAGTAACAAATCCTGCATTTACAGATAATGCTTGGGCAGGAGCTCCCTTCAGTTctagaggaggagaaggagaccATAAACAAGGAGGGGCATTGTTGAGTCCGGCAGTGCGCCTTGCCTCCACAAATTCCTGTAGGATAATTGTCATATCTTAAGCCAAAATTAAATTACCAAAATGAAACTACCCAAGCACAAGCTGAATCTAACCTGTTCATTATGGAATATTATTAGCAGCTCCACGATCCAAAATAGTTTTTCCAGCACCAAAATTTGGATACAAATTCTTTCAATTTTATGATTTAGCATTTATAGTTTATTCACAACATAAAATGACATCACTGTTGGACATGGGCTCAACCCCCAGTGCCTCCCGGCAAGATGGATTCTCTTGTCTGGGTTTTGAACCTGATTATgggaaaaatgagagagagaggaacaagtGTGGGGGGAGCAATTTTTACCTGCAAGAACGAAGTTGCCAGTACAGTATCTATGGAGTCCTTGAATCTCATAGGAAAAACTACAGTCACTTTTTCTGCCTGCAATAAAACAGTGTATTATTTAACCTGCCTTTCAAGAGCAACCCTCCTGTAAAGATGCAATgctgatgaataaataaataaaataaaaaggaaaaagaaatctcCCTAAGGCATCAGAATTACACATCTCTGAAAAGAAGCACCAGCTCATTTTCAATTGTGGAATGTATGCAACTCAGGAAAACTTGACTATGTACATAACAATAAAACTAGGAAATAGGAGAACTATTCAGTTTGAAAGCAACATGTGCTTTATTGATTGGTTGAGACCTGACAGGGTTATCAAGGTCAATCAGAATGGGGTCAAAGGTTGCAAATCTTTCTTCCATCTCCAGAAATGTTCAATTGGTAGATCGTTGATCTTGATCCCATTTCTGAGGCAACAGAAGAGTGGTCACAGAGAAATGGGATTTGCATTTACTGGCTATTATTCATTCTCTGGAGGAGTATTATACCTCTTTGTATCTTTTGAAAACAAGGCAAATAGCAGCATAAGGTCCCATCAAGGAGAACTAAGATGATACAAAATGACATAGTTAATCAAAGCTTGATCTCCTTTCTTTTGCTCCAACTGGAGGGGGGGGCTTTGCATTTAGTAAAAACTCATTACAAGGAAGAGGTGGTGGAATAAGACTGGCTGATCAGGGCTTACAGGAATAGAAGGAAGTGAAGGAAGAACAAATGAGGTACTGTTTTAGGGCTGTGAACAGTAACTTTTGACaaaggtaggagaagaaatagtagaaaatagTATAAGAGAGGAATCGCACAAGAGAAAAGATGGGGGAAGAGAGAATCGCACACCGCACTAGCCCGCAGGCCTCAAACACTCAAAACTCAATTCAGCTTTCAATCTCTACCCTATACTTGTCCATTGGTTACATATGTATAGGAGGAACACAtctcaaaaatagaaacctacTTTATTAAGGAATAAACTCAAATTAGGAAACAGGTAAACCACCTCTACTCCTACTCTAAGTCctacttaaaataaaagattacataatattcctaaataaataaagcttCTTAAAACACAACTGGACCAAAGACTCAAATATGGGTCTGTTTCATCTCTGTctagatacccagatgggttcgGATTGCTCCATGGTTGTGCTTCTGCATCAGGAGTCTCCTACATTAATTTATCCAAAGGCAAATCAACAAGAGAAGTCAAAGACAACACTAGTGCCATAAACACACCTCTCACAGACACCTCTGACAGTGATCAAatccatggttctaaaaatcaGATCAGATCAGTCAGTATCGGCCAGACCATATCAGCATCAGCCTTGACCGATCCCCTGTCCTGGCCTTTCTGATACCGATACATGGGTACGGTCCAAGGCTCAAAATgtaacaaaaaatgatttttattaaaaagtaTTTGTAAATCTGTCCGATACTTTCCGATCCAAGTCGATCCTGATAGGTATCGGAATGGCATCGGCCTGGACTGATCCCGAGACCGATaatgagttttagaaccttgaacAAATCCAGTAGCCCTGCGAAGTGCTTTAAAGATACATCTGATgattagttttttgtttttgatctGATGATTAGTAGATCCTTTCATAAGTTCAATATTGTGCGTACTACAAGTTCAATATTGTGCGTACTACACCGCTTCTCCAACCacctcccccccctcccccaacacACACACGATAAAGAACATCATTTGACCATTTACAAAGATGCGTGTGCTAGAGGAGGGGGCTATAAAGCTTTGGGTACACCTAGAACAGAGACTGTCCAAATAAAAGTTGGGTACAATCATGTCTCGCCAAATCTTTGAGTCAATGATTGTGTAGGCTATATGATCAATGTTACAAACAATATTTACAAGTAGCAAAGAAGTTAGGTCTATTATTCTTAGGAAGGGATGcgaatgccaaaaaaaaattctgaagttAGTAATTAGGGATAGAAATGAGCACAAGGTGAATCTAGGACTTTAATCCAAATTCTATGAAGGAAGCCCATTAAACATTTGGGTTGAGAAAGGCCAAAAAACACCTTTAACAAAAGGCTGAATTACAAAAATTGTGCTTCCATTCGGACAAAGAATTAAGTTGAAATCCCTATCCCACTAGTCCTTTTCCCCCTTCCTTCCCCCATTCGATCAGGTTTGAGCAAGTTTTTGGTTGCAGAAAAAAGTAGGAAAAGCTGACATGCTGATCAGTTGGTGAGGCTTTCGTTTAGTGGTTATAAtgtataatatattataaaaaataaataaaatggtcAAAGCAAACTCACTGttaagaaaggagaaagaaaagaaccaccattttttttttttttttttttgggggggtggggcgGGCGGCTAAAAACAACCGCCATTATTACTGGAGCGTACACAGACTTTGAAAATAACAAAGTTCCAAGAAAAATAACTATGATGTGAAAATTTGGGCAAGCCAAATGCAGACATGTGAATATGCTGCACATGAAAAGGGATAACCTTAGAGACCAAAAGTATTGCATCTTTTCATCGGTTAAAACACCAAAGATACAGTTGGTCAATTCTTTATGCATGATGCAAATAAAAGAATTTTGTACAAGCAAGAAAAGCTTCACAAAATTGCGATTGATTGAGGAATACAATATCATATTACAAACCTGGGGGACAAGGAAGAATGACTCCATTGGCCTATGAACAATAGCAACAAGTCGATCTACATTTGGAGCAACTGCCTTTGAAGCAAGATGCTTTAGAATCAATCTTAATGGAGCCCCAAGTACCACTTCTCTCACAGATGCAATCTTCACCAGAATAGCATGGTGTTGCTCTACATGGAACAAATTacaacataaatcaaaatgaaACTCAAACCATATTAACTGATCACAATAGGACTAACAAGAGTTCGTTGAAATATATCAAGGTTGGAGCAACCAAAATCTTGAAAGAACTGATGCATACACAAGCACCCAAGTTCTACTCTAGCTTGGTTTCTTCTCTGGCTTGGTTCTTCTCAATTAATTCAGTGCTTGATTCAGTTATAGGTTTCTTAATGGAAAACGATGCATCCCCCAAAGGTGACTTACCTGATTATGTTAATGAGGAGAAAAGGTATATAATGGTATTTCCATACTATTTTATCTAATGGTGTTTCCAAAAACTTGAAAAAAGGTTATGGGGCAAGTAAAGGAAGACGAATGGTTAAAAATGGTGGTCTAACTGAATGATCCTATGATATTCTGCATGCCATTCATAAACCATAATGACCTTGAGAAAGAAACTTGAAGGACCTTCATCTGGTGGAAGCTTTGACAAATTGAATTTCATTGTCAAATTAAATCCATCTCTGGGAGGGTCAAGAATCTGCACGAGCACACCATATGCTGCTTTTATAGCTTCTATGGCTCCAAGAGGAAGCCCACCAAAGAAAATAGTTTCTGGAGGAGGGGTAGGTAGAGACATGGATAGCAGCAAAAATTGAGGATACCTCATAGACACCTGCAAGTGAAATTACAATGATAATCGATATCTGAAGGAATCTTTAAAAAATAAGCCAAGCAAGCAAACAAGAGAGACAGAGTTAAACTCACAAACTTAATACAGAATTTGTGTATCCTCATATTtacaaaaaatgtttttctaaTAAATGAATTAAGGATAGAAGAGCTGGTAAACACCTGGATGTGATATCGAACATCGTCAAATTCAACCGAGTGGCAATCCAGTTCTACACCCTTCTCTAGACTGTAAAGTCGACATCAACAAATATCAGACTGCACTGTTAGCTCATGACAATGAAAGATGGCAGTTTAAAGTTGGAACTACGATATATCATTTTGTGGTATCCTCTGGagtaaaagaataataaaatagtgCTGATGTAACAGAAATATAAATCCATTCTCACAATCCATGAAGAGTACATTCTGCTTCATAATAATGAAAGGGCAGAAACTCGCTCTTACTGAACTGAACTAAGAATTGCAGGGAAAGGATAATATACTTCAAGAAGAGAAGACCATGTGACAGAAGTAGATGTCAGCAGCCAAAATCCTATAGAAGACCCAAATAAAGTGTAATACACCAAATTTTAGACCCCTCCGGATAGGGTCAAGGGATCAGACAGGTCCACAGGTCCCTACAAATCGAAGGGCAGGAAAAAACATTGAACGGTTATTTTCCcccaccaacccccccccccaaacaaaaaaaaaagaagaaaaattatccgatggtttttttatttctggAGATGTTCGAAATCTCCTTGTATGAGGTTGCATGAGTACAAGCCTtttgaccctgattttgtttggCACAAGAGCAATTATTCAGTTCGACTATGTAACTCTTGGTGTCGGCTAAAAGTTTTCTATATATTGAAAATTGAGCTTGGTCCATAAGACAAGAAAGGGATTTCCTTGAGCTTTTAAATGGATGATGGCCCATTAATAGGCAAAATAGGTGGACGATCCAGACAAAATGCATTTCTGTGATCCCTTTCTTGTTTGTTGTAAATATTTTCATTCTAGATTTTTATATCTCGATCAGGGAGTAGTAAAATGTAGAAACAGTCGTTCcacttatatttttctttaccATTGGATTTTCAAGCACTTGTATAGTCACGTTGCCATTAAACAACTGCTCGCCCAACTGGGCAATTGTCATTACGAAGATCATTCTTTCAATAGTAAAAATAACAAACAGATAAATACCATAATCTTCGTCAGCCGCAGAATTTTAACAATGAACGAATAGCTGCAAATTTACACTATAAATTCTTTCCAcataaaacccaaatccataAGAGCAAAGCGAAATGAACCTAATCAAATTACAGAAAGAAACAGCTAAAACAAATACCTACAGAAATTTTAGCTGATATGGGGGAAGATAGTGATAATTGAAACAATAGGTGGGAGTGGAAGGCAAGACTTACTTTTGAACTCGATTCGTTAACGTTTGAAGGAGAAATCTCGATGGTGACTGCAATAGTATCATCTCTAATGACTTCCGTCGAAATTAATGGGAACCCAatacctctttctctctcgctGTGATAAAGAAGCCACGGACAGAAACTCTTCGattagaaccaaaaaaaaacagaagaaaagaaaatggcaTAGCAGGAGATAAGAGATCCAAGGGAGAAGTGAGGGTGGGGACGAGCAGGAGGGAGGAGATCcccaagagagagagtagaCGACTCTTTGCATCATCCGCCGTCGGGGAACGTCTATCACTGCGCTGGTGTAGGGACAATACCCTAGACCGCAATTGTACCACATCACTTCCTGATTTACGCCATTTTGCCGTAGGTTCGAACGAATGTCGCCGGCCACTAAACTAAGGGGTTATTGACTCTAAGAGTGTAAATTGGTCGTGCCCGTTTGGTTTTTATCCGGTTTAATCGGGCTTGCCCATTTTAGGACCTCACCCAGTGACTAGCTGGCCCGTTTAAATAGTCGGGCCTCGTATGCTATGCATGatcccatttataaatggttagTCGAATATCAATCTTTAATCAGGCTAGGCTGATTAACCATTTATCTCTAAAGAGGCTCCAATCGGATTATAAACCTGTCGGGCTAAGTAGATAGGTTGTaatcaaaatttaaatgtgttAGGCCAAGTCAGGTTACTACTCATTAGTCCTGGTTGGGCTCCCATCAAGTTGTAGCCTTGCACCTGGAACGATCAATTATAAACGGGTTGGACTTGAACCTGGcatgtttattaattatatCGGGTTGGTTCATGCTTTAAACGTGTAGGTTGTCATATGACTCAGCTCATGACTAAAATTAATAAGATGACAGATattgaggtggtgaaaattaatatatttattttaattttacacGAATGGCTAacgaggtggtgaaaattgatgtggAAAAAGTtatgcaaaatgattttttttttttttttttttaagtatttgggctcaaaataaagaaagaggtTACACATAATTAATTTCTTAAGTATTATGTTCAAAATAAATAAGGTGATATTGAGGATTATGCTttacaaataattaaaatatgatAGATGAAATTGTTAGGTGCATCCAGAGCGTTGTGTGATCAATGTATTCATTTAAAAGTTAAAAGGAAATTTAATAGACAACCAACTATAATGTATGATGCCAAAAAATGTTGGACACTTCAAAAGCATCATGAATGAAAACTTAGTATAGCATATATGAAaatattgagatggatgagtggtaaaacaaTAAAGGATAATGTAAGATTATCATATTAGAGTTGGTTTGAGAGTAGCTCAAATACATGATAAGTCACAAAAAAGTTGTTTGAGTTGGCATGACCATGATCAATAGATGCCTTTGGATGCTCTGGTatgaatgaatgatttgattcaaattgaaaaatataatatttatagGGACATAATTATAATGACCTTATGAGAGGCAGTAaagaatgacatgcatagcttaaGCCTTATACtaaatatgatgttgaacataGCTGATTGGAAATCAAATATTCATTTTACCGACCTTATTTTATTGGGATAAATATGAGTTACTATAGTGTACGGTTAGTTCCTCGACACGATGGGCCCTTGTCAATGCTGTTACACATTGTGAATTTTTGCACACCAATGATTGATGTTGTCatggttaaaaaaaagaatggcAAATTGAATTGAGAATCTATGAAGATCAATTCCAATTAATGTCATTTCGAATTGAATAATTTACTCTAAGATTCCGCTAAATCGTAAGGTTTAAGATCAAATGACCAATTTTGGGATTCTTGGGATAGCCGGTCAAGACTGATTCCATCATCAATTATTGTCATTAAAGCCTTGGTCACCAAACTCACCACAGGACGAGTTCATTATGAAACAAAGAGAGGGAAGtggaggagaggaggagaggaggagaggaggagaggaggagaagaaattgaaattacaagaatgacctcactagaaaaaaaaaaaagggtcaagaGCAAAGAAAAGAGGTCGCAAAAGTATTGTaacttagggcccatttgataacgtttcaagaaatacgTTTTTGCCATTTATTTGTTCAGAAATGacagcagcagaaaaaaaaacgtttgataaaactatttcgtttaACTTGTTTTCAgagatagaaatagaaatttctacctatttatggttcaagaaatgatgCAATTTATGAAAACGACTCATGATCAAATTTTCACTGGTTATTATTGACTTTGAAaaatatgacttatcaaacacctttaattcgttatgttttcaaaaacaaaatatatgtTTATGCTTTttattgaaacagaaacgaaagATAGAACCAACTGAGTTCTTGGTAGAATCTGTCAATTATTGTTTTGTGACATGACTCAAGTCACTAGGTGTTGTGATACGAATCTTTTTCCTCTGTCGTTTATGAAAATCAACCATCGGTCACTTGCAAAATCCAAACCCACGTAGCTGAGTTCCACCACTGAAGCTCCCGCCCTTCTCAGTTGTTGCATTTCTAGGGTTTGCTTGCTCCATGGCGAACCAGCTATACGGCTACAACCCTACCTACGGAGGAACCGGTATATACCCTTCCAGACTAACTTCGGGATCAGTTACAGATCCATATCTCTCCGATATGTCTTTGATCGGTTCTTCAAGATATCTCAGTTCAGAAACTCTATCAGCAACTGATTCTTCAAAGTATTCTGTTCTTAACCGGGAGTCATCAATGTTCTTGAACCAGAACGATGGTTCAAGGTTCTCAGACACCGATGTTGGCGGAGTTGGTTCAACAGGTTTCTCGACGGGCAGAATTTCTGGTGGAATCGGAGCAGCAATGGGAGCGACGATGCCTTCTTATTCATCGCAGATGTCGTGGCCTGGTGTTGATTACGGTGCTTCTGTTGCCGGAATGAAGCGGCCAAGTGAAGGTTAGGGTTTTCTGGATTTATCCCTGCTCCTCCCAGTTGACAATTAAAATTTTTGAGTTTctgattaattaaataatttttctacCATTGAATGCCTTTTCACTCATCGCGCTTCAACCTTATGTTTCAGTAatgatagtaataataataataataataataataataataataataattattattattattattgttaaatttttttttttaaagttatatttAATGTGATGCCCCATCTACTTCTTGGAAGGAGATCTTATGTAATGCCGGGCTAAAATTGTAAGCACTCAATATGTTAGGAAATTTATTGTGGATAAACTTCTCTTTGCGTCATTCATAATTTGTAAGGGAAGAAAGTCGGGGGAACATAGCTTTTGTGGCACACTTGGGGTTTACAAGGAGTAAAGAAAATGATGTGGTGGATTAGacttgtttttgggttttttgacAACATTTTTCTGGTTTATTAGATTGTGATGTCTATGAATTAGAATCCCAAcccaacaaggaaaagaaatagagaaaacatGGAAAGATGTGTGTGAgtgtttatttctatttatttattttttggtttttgatgtGAAATGATGGAGGGACATAACCTCAAGAAACATGCAAAACCCGAATGGGAAACTGATGGTATTTCAGCTGAGTAGTTTTGTCGGCCAATGAAGATAGCTGTTGACAATAGAGAAATCTTTGGTCGTATATGTGGAGTGGCTAGTAGGGCTGGCTTGCAGGATCAGAAAATTAATCTATAGAATGATAGTATGGATATGAAAGGGATGATCTAAATGATAGTAAATAGAAGCGAAAGATAGAACTAACTGAGTTCTTGATAGAATCTGAAAGGATAATGGAATATGTTTCTTAACAGAATCAATTGAAAGGTGTATCAATATCAGAGAAAAAAGCGAGTTGTTGAGAACTGAAACAAGTAACCAATCGGACTCCACAGAACTAAAATCTTAAGCACCCATCAAATAAAATTCATTGCTAGAGTAGTAGAGGAAATCCATTCATTCTTTGGTAGTCGAGTGTTCTATACTGCTATTCTTGCTACTACAAAATTTAAGTTTCTTCAACCCAAGAGTTGACTCCAAAACTTGCGAGAATGATACTCTCTTAACTGGTCCCTTTGGTCCGACAATCTTGGAGATTTGTCTTGAGTTTCATTTATTTCCTAACGTTTGATTCTGGTTCCtttgtttctcctttttatGGCTTTATGAACCTAATTTAGATCTTTCTCCTCTGGatctaaattttattattttaattttctattggGATATAAATTTCATTAGTATTGATCTGCATTACTTAGGGTAGTCACTTAAGGGTGCAAAATATTTATACTGTTAGGTTTATGTGGGGTTAGGTTTGTCAAACCCATCCTGCATCATGATTTTCActcttttctgttattttccCTCAGACTAGTTAGATATTGTTGAGTAGTTATTAATTCTTTTATTACATGttctggcattttttttttgtttctgagGGTTGTGGTTCTTCGTTTATCAGCTTATGCCATGTCAGATTCCTCTGAGCTATATATGCTTAATATTCTGAAGCGGTTATCGAGTTAATCATATTTGCTTTGGAAGGTCAATTTAAATATGTATAAGACACAAGAAAAGTTGGAGATAGGGATTATCTGTCAATTATCTATATGTAATTCTTAAAATGCAGTTATATGGGTACCCTACAGATTCGTCTTGCTGCTTATTTGACTTTACTACTTAAGCACTAAGTTTCAGTTGCTTTCTAAATATTGTAATTTTGGCCTTGTAGGCTCGTCCGAATCTATATTTGGGTTGACTTACTTTACTACCTATTAACTGAGCAtgcttttttattattattattattattatttatctaTATATGTTTTTCTGTCATGTTCTAGTGAACTGTTTAAAATTGATGTAATCGTTaatatttaatttcaaaagatgTTATTGCACCTCTTCCATATATGCTAGTTTTAACGTCTATTATAAATCTCTTGTATTTTGtttgaaattattttgaatacATACTTATGTAGTATAATTTCTGTTTGCTGCTACTGTCTTATGTTATTGTTCTCTATTATCTACATATAGCTCTCTACCATCAGACTGTTCTGGGAAACCATAACACTATTGGGCAAAGTGAAGCTTTATTTTCTACAAACTCTTTTGTCAAGCGTCCTAGATACGAAAGTGCAAGCAATTTTCCCATTTAT is part of the Macadamia integrifolia cultivar HAES 741 chromosome 9, SCU_Mint_v3, whole genome shotgun sequence genome and encodes:
- the LOC122089144 gene encoding actin-related protein 2/3 complex subunit 2A, with amino-acid sequence MILLQSPSRFLLQTLTNRVQNLEKGVELDCHSVEFDDVRYHIQVSMRYPQFLLLSMSLPTPPPETIFFGGLPLGAIEAIKAAYGVLVQILDPPRDGFNLTMKFNLSKLPPDEEQHHAILVKIASVREVVLGAPLRLILKHLASKAVAPNVDRLVAIVHRPMESFFLVPQAEKVTVVFPMRFKDSIDTVLATSFLQEFVEARRTAGLNNAPPCLWSPSPPLELKGAPAQALSVNAGFVTFVIFPRHVEGKKLDRTVWSLSTFHAYVSYHVKCSECFMHTRMRRRVESLILALDRAKPDVEKSRKAAHSRSFKRLSLKGNSS